A part of Brassica rapa cultivar Chiifu-401-42 chromosome A05, CAAS_Brap_v3.01, whole genome shotgun sequence genomic DNA contains:
- the LOC103870920 gene encoding RCC1 and BTB domain-containing protein 1, which produces MDIGEIIGEVAAPVSIPTKSAIYVWGYNQSGQTGRKGQESLLRIPKQLPPELFGCPAGANSRWLDISCGREHTAAVASDGSLFTWGANEYGQLGDGTEVGRKHPKKVKQLQSEFVKFVSCGAFCTAAIAEPRDNDGTLSKSRLWVWGQNQGSNLPRLFSGAFPANTAIRQVSCGTAHVVALSEDGLLQAWGYNEQGQLGRGVTCEGLQAPRVITAYAKFLDEAPELVKITQVSCGEYHTAAVSETGEVYTWGLGSMGQLGHVSLQSGDKELIPRRVAGLDGVSMKEVACGGVHTCGLSLEGALYAWGGGQAGQLGLGPQSGFLFSVSSGSEMLLRNVPVLVIPTDVRLVACGHSHTLVYMREGRICGWGYNSYGQAANEKSSYAWYPSPVDWCVGQVRKLAAGGGHSAVLTDAFSLKELCEFQLADSVNLSNASEIQDVAFRMGSEALARLCERLREQFLDKDYPDGEEVY; this is translated from the exons ATGGATATTGGAGAGATAATTGGCGAAGTTGCAGCTCCTGTGAGTATCCCAACGAAGAGCGCCATTTACGTCTGGGGATACAATCAAAGCGGGCAAACCGGTAGGAAAGGGCAAGAGAGTCTTTTGCGTATCCCAAAACAGCTTCCTCCTGAGCTTTTTGGCTGCCCTGCTGGTGCCAATTCACGGTGGCTAGATATCTCCTGTGGTCGGGAACATACAGCCGCTGTTGCATCAGACGGATCTCTCTTCACTTGGG GGGCCAATGAGTATGGTCAGCTTGGGGATGGAACCGAGGTTGGGAGGAAACATCCAAAGAAAGTGAAGCAGCTGCAGTCAGAGTTTGTGAAGTTCGTGTCTTGTGGAGCTTTCTGCACTGCTGCTATTGCGGAGCCTCGTGACAATGACGGTACTCTTTCAAAGAGTAGACTCTGGGTTTGGGGACAAAACCAG GGATCAAATCTGCCACGGTTATTCTCAGGGGCATTCCCTGCTAACACG GCAATTCGCCAAGTTTCATGTGGGACAGCTCATGTTGTGGCCTTATCAGAAGATGGCCTTCTTCAAGCTTGGG GCTATAATGAACAAGGCCAACTTGGTAGAGGAGTCACTTGTGAAGGACTACAAGCACCTCGTGTGATAACTGCTTATGCGAAGTTCCTTGACGAAGCACCCGAGCTTGTGAAGATAACGCAAGTCTCATGTGGAGAATACCATACTGCTGCTGTATCAGAAACGGGGGAGGT TTACACTTGGGGACTAGGAAGCATGGGCCAACTCGGCCATGTTTCTCTTCAATCCGGTGACAAGGAGTTGATACCAAGGCGAGTCGCTGGTCTCGATGGTGTGTCCATGAAAGAAGTCGCTTGTGGAGGTGTGCACACTTGTGGTTTATCTCTGGAAGGAGCGCTTTACGCTTGGGGTGGTGGCCAAGCGGGACAGCTAGGCCTTGGTCCTCAGTCTGGTTTCTTGTTTTCTGTCTCTAGTGGAAGCGAAATGCTTCTGCGGAACGTCCCGGTTCTAGTCATCCCTACCGATGTCAGGCTTGTTGCTTGTGGACATTCGCACACTCTGGTTTATATGAGAGAGGGACGGATCTGTGGATGGGGATACAATAGCTATGGTCAAGCGGCTAATGAGAAGTCATCATATGCTTGGTACCCTTCACCTGTAGACTG GTGTGTGGGACAAGTGAGGAAGCTAGCAGCCGGAGGTGGTCACTCAGCTGTTTTAACCGATGCGTTCTCGTTGAAGGAGCTATGTGAGTTTCAGTTAGCAGATAGTGTGAACCTCTCGAATGCTTCAGAGATTCAAGATGTTGCATTCAGGATGGGTTCCGAAGCTTTAGCCCGCCTCTGTGAGAGACTCAG GGAGCAGTTTCTTGATAAAGACTATCCTGATGGGGAAGAAGTATATTGA
- the LOC103870919 gene encoding developmental protein SEPALLATA 2: protein MGRGRVELKRIENKINRQVTFAKRRNGLLKKAYELSVLCDAEVSLIVFSNRGKLYEFCSTSNMLKTLDRYQKCSYGSVEVNNKPAKELENSYREYLKLKGRYENLQLQQRNLLGEDLGPLNSKELEQLERQLDGSLKQVRCIKTQYMLDQLTDLQGKEHMLLEANRALSIKLEDMIGMRSHHVGGAWEGGDQQNVAYGHHQTQPQGLFQSLECDPTLQIGYNHPVCSEQMAVTTQGQTQPGNGYIPGWML from the exons ATGGGAAGGGGAAGAGTGGAGCTAAAGAGGATTGAGAACAAGATTAACAGACAAGTCACGTTTGCTAAGCGCAGGAACGGTTTGCTGAAAAAAGCTTATGAGCTTTCTGTTCTCTGCGATGCTGAGGTTTCTCTCATCGTCTTCTCCAACCGTGGCAAGCTCTACGAGTTCTGCAGCACCTCCAA CATGCTCAAGACACTGGACAGGTACCAGAAGTGTAGCTACGGCTCAGTTGAAGTCAACAACAAACCTGCCAAAGAACTCGAG AATAGCTACAGAGAGTATTTAAAACTGAAAGGTAGATATGAAAATCTGCAACTTCAGCAGAG AAATCTACTTGGAGAGGATCTTGGACCTTTGAACTCAAAGGAGCTAGAGCAGCTTGAGCGTCAACTAGACGGCTCTCTGAAGCAAGTTCGCTGCATCAAG ACACAGTATATGCTTGACCAGCTCACTGACCTCCAAGGCAAAGAGCATATGTTGCTTGAAGCCAATAGAGCTTTGTCAATTAAG CTGGAAGACATGATCGGCATGAGGAGTCACCATGTAGGAGGGGCATGGGAAGGTGGTGATCAGCAAAATGTTGCCTATGGACATCATCAGACTCAACCTCAGGGACTATTCCAGTCTCTTGAATGTGATCCCACGTTGCAAATTGG GTATAACCATCCAGTGTGTTCAGAGCAAATGGCTGTAACAACCCAGGGTCAGACCCAACCAGGAAACGGCTACATCCCTGGCTGGATGCTGTGA